Proteins from one Cellulosilyticum lentocellum DSM 5427 genomic window:
- a CDS encoding LCP family protein: MDQNKKGLTKKQQKKLLKTFGISAGITLAVCLVAIIGVVIAYNKIILQKPASTFQNEELSEEEQQKEDDRKGRGEINKTIAVFGVDKDETRTDVIIVVNFNSITNKVKVINIPRDTKVIWTERQRSKLKQLVGYEWDISKLNEMSAYADIKNNPGNIRDITINEIENILTVPIDNYVIVNIEAFNKIVDAIDGVEVDVPQRMYYNDNSQDLHIDLQPGLQTVYGKDAEGLVRYRYGYAEGDVGRIKTQQIFLQAFAKKVMSPAIMNNLPSIITSLFTYVKTDVSLTEIFSYLSLLKEFDLNNLEFHTLPGEGASYEGPAYFYIDQEQLDDLVKDVFYDTTIAGEEPTSSSEATEDSDSTEIIIDQDVSIEVYNATGVRGLAGTLKDTLKKKGYNVARIDNYSDGDIEESTIYAKDKTKANQFLEYLEDATIVEDSSLESDIKIVIGKNSASALQ; encoded by the coding sequence ATGGATCAGAATAAGAAAGGGCTTACTAAAAAGCAGCAAAAGAAGCTCTTAAAGACATTTGGGATATCAGCAGGTATCACCTTGGCAGTATGCTTGGTAGCTATCATAGGTGTTGTTATTGCTTATAATAAGATTATTTTACAAAAGCCTGCTAGCACTTTTCAAAATGAGGAATTGAGTGAAGAGGAACAACAAAAAGAAGATGATAGAAAAGGACGCGGCGAAATAAATAAAACAATCGCTGTGTTTGGTGTGGATAAAGATGAAACACGTACAGATGTTATTATTGTAGTTAATTTTAATAGTATAACTAATAAGGTAAAAGTCATCAATATTCCACGTGATACAAAGGTTATATGGACAGAGAGGCAACGCAGTAAGTTAAAGCAGTTAGTTGGCTATGAATGGGACATAAGTAAACTTAACGAAATGTCTGCTTATGCAGATATTAAGAATAATCCAGGTAATATTAGAGACATTACTATTAACGAAATTGAAAACATTTTAACTGTCCCTATTGATAATTACGTTATTGTTAATATAGAAGCTTTTAATAAGATTGTAGATGCTATTGATGGAGTAGAGGTAGACGTACCACAAAGAATGTACTATAATGATAATTCTCAAGATTTACATATTGATTTACAACCGGGACTTCAAACGGTATATGGTAAGGATGCAGAAGGCCTTGTAAGATACCGATATGGCTATGCAGAAGGTGATGTGGGACGTATTAAGACGCAACAAATCTTCTTACAAGCTTTTGCTAAGAAAGTTATGAGTCCTGCTATAATGAATAACTTGCCATCTATTATTACTAGCTTATTTACTTACGTTAAAACAGATGTATCATTAACAGAAATATTTAGCTATTTATCTTTACTAAAGGAATTTGATTTAAACAATTTGGAATTCCATACGTTACCTGGAGAAGGTGCAAGCTATGAAGGGCCAGCTTACTTCTATATTGATCAAGAACAATTAGATGATTTAGTAAAAGATGTTTTTTATGATACGACGATTGCAGGAGAAGAGCCTACAAGCAGTTCTGAAGCTACAGAAGATAGTGATAGTACAGAAATTATTATAGATCAAGATGTATCTATAGAAGTTTATAATGCTACAGGAGTAAGAGGATTAGCTGGAACTTTAAAGGATACTTTAAAGAAAAAGGGCTATAATGTAGCGCGTATTGATAACTATAGTGACGGTGATATTGAAGAAAGTACTATTTATGCCAAAGATAAAACAAAAGCAAACCAATTTTTAGAGTACTTAGAAGACGCAACTATTGTGGAAGATAGTTCCTTGGAAAGTGATATTAAAATAGTAATAGGTAAAAATTCAGCTAGTGCACTACAGTAG
- the rplM gene encoding 50S ribosomal protein L13: MRTTYMANAQNVEKQWYVIDAEGQTVGRLSSQIATVLRGKNKPTYTPHVDCGDHVIVINADKVVFTGKKLDQKLYRRHTGYAGGLKETTAREMMDTHPERVIMNAVKGMLPKNSLGRKMLTNLRVYAGTEHNHEAQKPVELKF, encoded by the coding sequence ATGAGAACAACATACATGGCAAATGCCCAAAACGTTGAAAAGCAATGGTATGTTATTGACGCAGAAGGTCAAACAGTAGGTAGACTTTCTAGCCAAATTGCAACAGTATTAAGAGGTAAAAACAAACCAACTTACACACCACACGTAGATTGTGGAGATCACGTAATTGTTATTAACGCAGATAAAGTAGTATTTACAGGTAAAAAATTAGATCAAAAATTATATAGAAGACATACAGGATACGCTGGTGGTTTAAAAGAAACTACAGCTCGTGAAATGATGGATACTCATCCTGAAAGAGTTATCATGAACGCTGTTAAAGGGATGCTTCCAAAAAACAGCTTAGGAAGAAAAATGCTTACTAACCTTCGTGTATATGCTGGAACAGAGCACAACCACGAAGCACAAAAACCAGTAGAGTTAAAATTCTAA
- the rpsI gene encoding 30S ribosomal protein S9, giving the protein MAAVRYYGTGRRKSSVARVYLVPGTGKITINKRDIEEYFGLETLKVITRQPLTLTDTLSKFDVLVNVYGGGTTGQAGAIRHGISRALLQADADFRPALKKAGFLTRDPRMKERKKYGLKAARRAPQFSKR; this is encoded by the coding sequence ATGGCAGCAGTTAGATATTACGGAACAGGTAGACGTAAAAGCTCAGTAGCTAGAGTATACCTTGTACCTGGAACAGGTAAAATTACAATCAATAAAAGAGATATCGAAGAATACTTCGGTTTAGAAACTTTAAAAGTTATCACTCGTCAACCATTAACATTAACAGATACATTAAGCAAATTTGATGTACTTGTAAACGTATATGGTGGTGGAACAACAGGACAAGCTGGAGCAATCCGTCACGGAATTAGCCGTGCATTACTTCAAGCTGACGCTGATTTCCGTCCAGCTCTTAAAAAAGCAGGTTTCTTAACAAGAGATCCAAGAATGAAAGAAAGAAAAAAATACGGTCTCAAAGCAGCGAGACGTGCACCTCAATTCTCAAAACGTTAA
- a CDS encoding DedA family protein, which translates to MYLEGLNLTGIPAIVLLPAIGLFVHYSTHSFMTILGITILGSMLGNITYYVVVRYIGPKIYNYFYNKFKGIRKSLEKAQKISKQHGSKVCLIGHIIPGVRTVVSLLAGTFEIQARDFIVYSFIGVSIWNLLFILVGYLVGTAL; encoded by the coding sequence ATGTATTTAGAAGGATTAAATCTGACAGGTATTCCGGCCATTGTATTATTACCAGCCATTGGTTTATTTGTGCATTATAGTACACATAGTTTTATGACCATATTAGGGATAACTATTTTAGGAAGTATGTTAGGAAATATCACTTATTATGTAGTAGTACGTTATATAGGACCAAAGATTTATAATTACTTTTACAACAAGTTTAAAGGAATTCGAAAATCTTTAGAGAAGGCGCAGAAGATAAGTAAGCAACATGGAAGTAAAGTATGTCTTATTGGACACATCATACCAGGAGTAAGAACTGTAGTTAGTTTATTAGCTGGGACTTTTGAGATTCAAGCAAGAGACTTTATAGTATACTCATTTATAGGAGTTAGCATTTGGAATCTCCTATTTATTTTAGTAGGCTATTTGGTAGGTACTGCATTATAA
- the ymfI gene encoding elongation factor P 5-aminopentanone reductase: MIKLNFSHELVLVTGSSRGIGKAIAFAFAEKGATVILNGATNEARLKETYESFLNKGFKVYAYFGDLSDYNVASSMMDTIKSHYGKLPSIVINNAGISHVGLFTDTTPEMWNKILTTNLNSAYHCSYLTIPSMLQREGGIIINISSIWGMVGASCEVAYSTSKAALNGFTKALAKELGPSHIRVNGIACGWIDTDMTSCYTEEEKSAFVDEIPLCKTGSPQDVANTCLYLASPLASYVTGQIITLDGGLL; encoded by the coding sequence GTGATCAAATTGAACTTTAGTCATGAGCTTGTTCTTGTTACAGGTTCTTCCCGTGGCATTGGCAAGGCTATTGCTTTTGCTTTTGCCGAAAAAGGTGCCACTGTTATTTTAAATGGCGCTACTAATGAAGCACGTTTAAAAGAAACTTATGAATCCTTTTTAAATAAAGGCTTTAAAGTCTATGCTTACTTTGGAGATTTATCAGATTATAACGTAGCTAGTTCTATGATGGATACCATTAAAAGCCATTATGGCAAGCTTCCTTCAATAGTTATCAACAATGCTGGCATTAGTCATGTTGGGTTATTCACAGATACCACTCCTGAAATGTGGAATAAAATTTTGACAACAAACTTAAATTCTGCTTATCACTGTAGTTATCTAACAATTCCTTCAATGCTCCAACGTGAAGGTGGTATTATTATTAATATCTCATCTATCTGGGGGATGGTTGGTGCTTCCTGTGAAGTGGCTTATTCAACTAGTAAAGCCGCTCTTAATGGCTTTACCAAAGCTTTAGCCAAAGAGCTTGGGCCATCTCATATCAGGGTAAATGGTATTGCTTGCGGTTGGATAGATACTGATATGACCAGTTGCTACACTGAAGAGGAAAAATCCGCATTTGTAGATGAAATTCCTTTATGTAAAACAGGTTCACCTCAGGATGTAGCTAATACTTGTTTATATTTAGCTTCTCCTCTAGCTTCTTATGTAACTGGGCAAATCATTACTTTAGATGGTGGATTGTTATAA
- a CDS encoding deoxyribonuclease IV, with protein sequence MLKIGSHVSISGGLIGAAKEAYSYGANTFMIYTGAPQNTKRSPIENLKIKEGRAFMEAHGLSDLVVHAPYIINLASYKDEIYKLAKECLALEIERTTAIGSNYLVLHPGSFTDKTYEYGAQRIAAGLNEVLTEETKPLICLETMAGKGKEIGRSFEELRDIIDRIELKHKIGVCFDTCHVHDSGYDIINNLDEVFAEFDRIIGLDRLKVFHLNGSLNPCGAKKDRHANLGASEDNPKGKDFIGKAALYHVVHHPVAVGKPIILETPWLDKKTNLYKEEIAFLRGDQIEL encoded by the coding sequence ATGCTTAAAATTGGTTCTCATGTTTCTATTAGTGGTGGCTTAATTGGTGCCGCTAAAGAAGCTTATTCTTATGGTGCAAATACCTTTATGATTTATACTGGTGCACCTCAAAATACAAAACGTTCTCCTATTGAAAATTTAAAAATTAAAGAAGGACGTGCTTTTATGGAGGCTCATGGACTTTCTGACCTAGTAGTACATGCACCTTATATTATTAACTTAGCTTCTTATAAGGATGAAATCTATAAGTTAGCTAAAGAGTGTCTTGCTCTAGAAATTGAACGTACTACAGCCATTGGTTCTAACTACTTAGTACTTCATCCGGGTTCTTTTACAGATAAAACCTATGAATATGGTGCCCAGCGTATTGCTGCTGGTCTTAATGAAGTCCTCACCGAAGAGACTAAGCCTCTTATTTGTTTAGAAACTATGGCTGGAAAAGGAAAGGAAATCGGTCGTTCTTTTGAGGAACTACGTGATATTATTGACCGAATTGAATTAAAACATAAAATTGGTGTCTGTTTCGATACTTGTCATGTTCACGATAGTGGTTATGATATTATTAATAACTTAGATGAAGTGTTTGCTGAGTTTGATCGTATTATCGGTCTAGATAGGCTTAAAGTATTTCATCTCAATGGCTCTCTTAATCCTTGTGGTGCAAAAAAAGATCGTCATGCTAACTTGGGTGCGTCTGAAGATAATCCAAAGGGGAAAGACTTTATAGGTAAAGCTGCACTCTATCATGTTGTACACCATCCTGTAGCAGTTGGTAAACCTATTATTTTAGAGACACCTTGGTTAGATAAAAAAACAAACTTATATAAAGAAGAAATTGCTTTCTTAAGAGGTGATCAAATTGAACTTTAG